DNA from candidate division WOR-3 bacterium:
GATAATCAGTCCAGACCAAAGTAATCTTCAGGTTTGCGGAACTTGAGGGAATATTAAAATAGAAATCCTTTGTCTCCCCGGTCAAAAGTCCGATTGTATCGTCATAGAGCAAGGTCTTACGCAAATCACCATCAAAATAAAGTGTTGAATCAAGGTCAATCCGACCCCAGCCGATATTGTTATCCGGGACGGTATAATTTCCCACATTGGGGTCTGCACAGTTTATCAATATTGCCTTGATCATTGCGGAACTGATGTATGACCATGAATTTGCTGCATTCTTTTTTCCATTTGGATACCAGCCTTCCCTCAAATATTGACGGACTAAAACCCCAGCACCAGAGGCACCCGGTGTTGCCACACTTGTGCCACTCATTGTAATATAACCATTGGGTGGATTACCGGATGAAGTAACTGGTCCGCCCGGAGCAAGGACAGTAGGTTTTAATCTACCATCAACTGTTGGACCACGGCTATTATAACTTTGATACTGCGTATATCCTGATGTTCTATTTCCGGTAGCACCTACGGCAATACAATTTTTGGCAGATGCCGGAGAACCGACTGTTCCGGGGCCTGGTCCGCTGCTGCCGACCGCAGATAAAATTAAAAAGTCTTTGTGAGACCACATAAATTGATCGACCTGCTGGCAATGGGCTGTATACCTGCCCGCAACATCGGCACCCCATTGATTACTGCTGATATATGCGCGGGTTGGTGGATAATACAGGTTGTAAGGTCGGATATAAAGGTCATTGAGGTCCGGAAAAATAAAAAATGTGCTTCCGTTTCCCCCTAATTGGGAATGGTATAATCTTGATCGCTTGGCAATGCCATCATATAAAGAATTGCCCGGGGTTAAAGTATCATCTCCAGTTAAAGTCCCCGCAGTGAATGTGCCGTGTGACGACCCCCCAAATACACAATAAGGACCTGCGGAATCATAAACCACGATTGCATTATGGTCAGGATAATAACCAAAATTTGGTACTGGCGGGCTACCCGAGCAATGTGCATAATGGGTTGTATATATCCCTGCATCAACGGAGTTAACTATCTCACCTTCTCCACAAATGCCTTTATCCCAGATTTTTCTTACATTCGGTTCGGCATCCTGGAGTATCCACTGGACATCAATATTGCACAATTCGGGTTCAATATATGGTTCAATCCAATAAATTCCTTTGATTCGTGCGAGGGAATTGATATCTTTTTTATTTACCACACCCTGGATAATTTTGTTTATACCATTGTCTGAGATTATAAAATTTTTCCGGCAGGTAATTTCTTTTATCTCATTCAAAACTCCTGTAATATCAGCATCCGGGAATAAAAGAATTGTTACTTTATTTTCATCCCCAACGGTATCAAATAGCCCTGAGATTTTGTAGGCAGGCTGGTAAATGCCCATCCAGTTCACTGAGGGATTTGAGAGGACTACATTTTGCTGTGTCTTACCCTTTAGAGAGATAACAAATCCATAATTTGGGACATAAAAATGAATCTTTACACCCTGGGATCCAAGCCAGTCCTTTTCTGGTCCATATATCGGTTCTGTAAACTGGACAATATAATAACCTAACTCATTATCACGATATTGGGTCTTTAAATCAGCAGGCAAATCAGGCTCTCCATTTTTCCCAAGAAGTTTTGTATCAAATGAGATACCATTGGAGAATATAATCTTTGTTCCGTCACCATAAATTTCGGGGGTATATTGTCCTTTTAAGATTGAGCCAAAAATAGGGATGTTATTGACTCCAGAACAAAGACTTCCAATTGTTATTATTGATAATAGCAACCCTAACTCCATAATCTCCTCCGTCTTTTTAAATTATAACTTGCAAATCAAGATTGTCAAGATTTGTCTTTTTTTGAGTCCTTTTCATATTTTTTTCTATCTTGTGAAGGCAGGATTAAACTCATAGACAAAATTTGTAAGGATAATCAATAATTCAGCGTAGGGCAAGGCTTTCGCATTGCATAAATAAAAAGTTAGTCGGGTGGTAACTAGTAAAATGGTAGGCGCAGGCTTTAGCCTGCGGATAAATGTTTTTAAATCCCAAGGTATTTCGCACCCTGAAGGGCGCGGCTACCGCTAATAATCCAGCGCATAAAAATAATTTGACAAAAAGTTGAAAGGAATTAGCTCCAGAAATTGTTGACTGTTTTTATTTTTTATATATAATCATTAAAAATGCCCCAAGAACGAAATAAACACGAATACAAGGTTGGATTGCTGGGAATGGGTAGAGTGATAAGGGCATTTTTAAGACACTATCTTGAGAATCAAGCTAAATTATGGGCAGATTTCGGATTTGCTTTAAAATTCACTGCTATCGCTGATTCAAGGAGTTTTCTGGCAAACGACGAGATTGATATCCGAACTGTCTTGGAGGAAAAAGAGAAAGGTCAACCGGTCAACCGTGTGGGTAAAGAATCTATCGAATCTTTTATGCCATTAATTAACCAGCAAAAGATTGATATTTTGATCGACGGTTTGCCTGGCTCTCGGCTTGATGCAGGTTTAAGTTACCCTTACTTACTTACGGCCGTGAAAAAGGGTATTCCAATTATTTGTGTGAATAAAGCACCGATTGTTTTCAAAGGTGATGAACTCTTCCAGGTGGCTAAATCCAGCGGTGTGTATATCGGTTTAAGTGCGACGACCGGCGGAGCACTCCCAGCAGCAGGAATGGTGAATGAACTGATTAATGCCGGTGTCTATAAAGTGAGAGGGATTCTTAATGGGACCAGCAATTATGTTTTGGACAAAATAATGTTTGAGGCCCGTACCAAACTGGAGGCAATTCAGGAGGCAGTGCGGTTGGGTATCGCGGAGCCTGATTATAGATTTGATCTTGAAGGAATTGATACCTGTTATAAGATGGTGATCATCGGTTTGTTGCTTACCGGCAAATGCGTTGACCTTAAAACAATTTACTGTCGGGGTATTATGGAATTAAGTGAGCGGGAGATCATTTCTCATGTCCGGCAGGGGAAAGCAGTGCGTTTGATTGGTAATTTAATAATTGAAAATAATGAACCAACGATTTCGGTAAATCCAGAATATCTCGATAGCAGTGATCCATTGTTTAGCATTTACGGTGCGAATAAGGGTATTACATTTTATACCAGGTACATGGGGGATTTGACCATTATGGGCGGGGCTTCGGGTTTGGAAGCGATTGCGGCCACCATTTTAAAAGATATTATAAATTATCACCGCCTTAGTGCCTTTAAATGAAGATCTTAGCAATTTCCGATATCCACGGTCGAATAAACTATGAGAAAGAAGTAATTGAACTATTGGGGATGGTGGATTTGATTGTTATCTCCGGAGACATCACCAATTTTGGTGGCAAGAAAGAAGCTTTAACTGTGCTTGATAATCTACGACAATTTAATCCCAATATCCTTGGTGTACCTGGGAACTGTGATCAGTTTGAAGTTTTAGATCTCTTGAGGGATGAAGGAATAAATTTGCACGGGGAGACGAAGGAGTTCAATGGTTTGATTTTTTTCGGAATCGGCGGTAGCGGTTATACTCCCTTTCAGACACCACAAGAATACTCTGATGAAGAGATAACCAAAATCTTAAGCAATCACCGTAATAAAGGCGGCCGGCAAATATTTGTCAGTCACGCACCTCCTTTCAATACCCATGTCGATAAGACCATGATGGGGATGCATGTGGGTAGTAAATTGATTCGTGATTTTATTGAAAAAAATCAGTTTGAATTAGGTCTGTGTGGTCATATTCATGAGGCACGGGGTATGGATAAACTTGGCTCCACGGTAATTGTAAATCCTGGTCCATTTCCAAAATACTGGGCTTTAATTGAGGTCACCCACGAAATCAGAGTTTTTCTATCACCTTGAAAGGATTCCATTGACTTGGCTTCAAAAACTGAATATATTAAATTATGGGTAAAAGTAGAATGTGGTTAACCCACATCTTTTTTTCTTTTGTCCTGCTCAACGCTCAAAAATACGAAACAACACTGCGGTTATTTTTTAATCCTACCGGTGGAATTGTTGTTCTTCCTAAACATATGGATTACCGAATTAGTGATTTAGCGATTGTCTACAAGGCAATTGGCTTGGACACGCGTGGATTTCGAGTTATCCACAATGCAAACTTTACTTCAGATGGTCTGGCACTTACTGGATTCATTGCTCCCGCATATATTTATTTTGTTTCCTGGAGCGCCCAAAGAAAATCCTTTGAGATAATACCACTGAGTTTTTATCTATATTCCGGGATGAGTGCCTGGGGGTTTAAAGAGGAGACACTTATTGATTTAGCGATTGGTATTACCCACTATTTTCTGAGCCTGCGCATGGGCTTCAATG
Protein-coding regions in this window:
- a CDS encoding metallophosphoesterase, producing the protein MKILAISDIHGRINYEKEVIELLGMVDLIVISGDITNFGGKKEALTVLDNLRQFNPNILGVPGNCDQFEVLDLLRDEGINLHGETKEFNGLIFFGIGGSGYTPFQTPQEYSDEEITKILSNHRNKGGRQIFVSHAPPFNTHVDKTMMGMHVGSKLIRDFIEKNQFELGLCGHIHEARGMDKLGSTVIVNPGPFPKYWALIEVTHEIRVFLSP